A window from Thermostichus vulcanus str. 'Rupite' encodes these proteins:
- a CDS encoding SDR family oxidoreductase — translation MTSMKTVLVTGASRGLGLEYVKQLVAKGYRVFAASRQPVEALSKLAFDFPDQVEWVPLDVTDEASIQAAVAAVGAKTPQLDILINCAGLGEWLTFGQTQKEPFMRILETNTVAPVMVTQAFYPLLKAAGTSIVANMSSLIGSIAHKPILVKGGYAYSASKAALNMLTKYMSIELAPDGIILAALSPGWVKTDMGGPDAPLTAPESIAGLIKVIEKLTPELTGRYWHYDGSELPW, via the coding sequence ATGACATCCATGAAAACGGTACTGGTCACTGGGGCAAGTCGCGGGCTGGGGTTGGAATACGTCAAGCAACTGGTGGCCAAGGGCTATCGGGTTTTTGCCGCTTCTCGCCAACCGGTGGAGGCTCTGAGCAAGCTGGCCTTTGACTTCCCTGATCAGGTGGAGTGGGTGCCGTTGGATGTGACCGATGAGGCTTCCATTCAAGCCGCTGTAGCCGCCGTAGGGGCCAAAACCCCCCAGTTGGATATCTTGATCAACTGTGCTGGGCTGGGGGAATGGCTCACCTTCGGCCAAACCCAGAAAGAGCCTTTTATGAGGATTCTGGAAACCAACACTGTTGCACCGGTCATGGTTACCCAGGCGTTTTACCCATTGCTCAAGGCAGCAGGCACCAGCATTGTTGCCAACATGAGCTCTTTAATTGGCTCGATTGCCCACAAGCCCATTTTGGTTAAGGGGGGCTATGCCTACTCCGCCAGTAAAGCAGCCCTGAATATGCTTACCAAGTACATGTCGATTGAGTTGGCCCCGGATGGGATTATCTTGGCAGCCCTTAGCCCTGGCTGGGTGAAAACGGATATGGGCGGGCCAGATGCCCCCCTCACGGCACCGGAATCGATTGCTGGGTTGATCAAAGTGATTGAAAAGCTTACCCCCGAGTTGACCGGGCGCTATTGGCACTACGATGGCTCCGAGTTGCCCTGGTGA
- a CDS encoding LysR family transcriptional regulator has product MTLEQLRIFLAVAEHLHFTRAATALFITQPAVSAAIQTLERSYGSRLFHRLGRRVELTEAGRWLQTHAQQILDQVHQLEQGLRELNQLQMGELHLGSSLTIGNYWLPYRISTYKQRYPGIRVHCTLANTEAIGEGVLRGDFDLGLVEGVVRSEDQTQLEQRIIGWDRLCVIVGPKHPWFHRREVSIAELTTTDWIVREPGSGTQQHFEAALAQWGIPPESLSVILQLQSGEMVKALVSQGSAAAAISEMMIRNEVRLGDLQAVPLTSGSDALQRPFLLLKHRQRYTSRAAQAFEDLLEQVVAPSFPP; this is encoded by the coding sequence ATGACCTTAGAACAACTGCGCATCTTTCTGGCTGTAGCGGAGCATCTGCATTTCACCCGTGCCGCCACCGCCCTATTCATCACCCAACCTGCCGTCAGTGCTGCCATCCAAACCCTGGAACGCAGCTACGGGAGCCGGTTGTTTCACCGCCTGGGGCGTCGGGTGGAATTAACCGAAGCCGGACGTTGGCTGCAGACCCACGCCCAACAAATCCTCGACCAAGTTCACCAACTGGAACAGGGCTTGCGGGAGCTCAACCAGTTACAAATGGGGGAGCTGCACCTGGGATCCAGCCTCACCATCGGCAACTACTGGCTGCCCTATCGCATCAGCACCTACAAGCAGCGTTATCCGGGCATACGAGTGCATTGCACCCTGGCCAATACCGAAGCCATTGGTGAAGGGGTTCTGCGGGGAGATTTTGATTTGGGTTTGGTGGAAGGGGTGGTGCGATCAGAGGATCAAACCCAGCTGGAGCAGCGAATCATCGGCTGGGATCGCCTTTGCGTCATCGTTGGGCCGAAACACCCTTGGTTCCATCGGCGGGAGGTCTCTATTGCCGAGCTGACAACAACCGACTGGATTGTGCGGGAACCGGGATCTGGCACACAACAACACTTTGAAGCCGCCCTCGCCCAATGGGGGATCCCACCGGAGTCTCTATCGGTGATCTTGCAACTGCAAAGTGGGGAAATGGTGAAAGCTCTGGTGAGCCAGGGATCCGCTGCCGCTGCGATCTCAGAAATGATGATCCGCAATGAAGTCCGCTTGGGAGACTTACAGGCGGTGCCCCTAACCTCTGGATCGGATGCTCTGCAACGCCCCTTTTTGCTGCTCAAACATCGACAACGCTATACCTCTCGCGCCGCCCAAGCCTTTGAAGACCTGCTTGAACAGGTGGTTGCCCCATCTTTTCCCCCATGA